A stretch of the Poseidonibacter parvus genome encodes the following:
- a CDS encoding SPOR domain-containing protein, which produces MEIKGEEFIKKVQLQQERDELEQKLSELEEVQTSIGQNNTIQNESIKEPIDNELGNIMLDNPSSNEETNKKKYLILGLILVILFLLTIIVIRLLTDTSKEDTFTSNKTDPIETKTTTEDSNIEENFQKIMNERIKKDNVEKEISSEEKINAINKEEIPEEVKTKTSDEILDETIKKIEAQIAPEKKVIAKKPVVKKVIKQKPVVKKETKKSVKELVNNISSSAPKGYFVQIGAFSKKPSNSYISKIKNANLKYKVHQVEVKGKIYNKVLIGPYSSRASANDNIENIKSKLNLSSAYILKF; this is translated from the coding sequence ATGGAAATAAAAGGCGAAGAGTTTATAAAAAAAGTTCAACTTCAACAAGAAAGAGATGAACTAGAGCAAAAACTAAGTGAATTAGAAGAAGTACAAACTTCAATAGGTCAAAATAATACTATTCAAAATGAAAGTATTAAAGAACCTATAGATAATGAACTAGGTAATATAATGCTTGATAATCCAAGTTCTAATGAAGAGACTAATAAGAAAAAGTACCTAATATTAGGTCTTATTCTTGTAATTTTATTTTTACTTACTATTATAGTGATACGCCTTTTAACTGATACTTCAAAAGAAGATACTTTTACTTCAAATAAAACTGATCCAATTGAAACAAAAACTACTACTGAAGATTCTAACATAGAAGAAAACTTTCAAAAGATAATGAATGAAAGAATTAAAAAAGATAATGTAGAAAAAGAAATAAGTTCAGAAGAAAAAATTAATGCAATAAATAAAGAAGAAATACCTGAAGAAGTTAAAACAAAAACTTCAGATGAAATTCTAGATGAAACAATCAAAAAGATTGAAGCACAAATTGCTCCAGAGAAGAAAGTTATTGCAAAAAAACCAGTGGTTAAAAAAGTAATTAAGCAAAAACCAGTGGTTAAAAAAGAAACTAAAAAATCTGTAAAAGAATTAGTAAATAATATTTCAAGTAGTGCACCAAAAGGTTACTTTGTACAAATAGGAGCATTTTCTAAAAAACCTTCAAATTCATATATTAGTAAAATTAAAAATGCTAATTTAAAATATAAAGTTCATCAAGTTGAAGTAAAAGGTAAGATTTATAATAAAGTTCTAATTGGTCCATATTCATCAAGAGCAAGTGCAAATGATAATATTGAAAATATTAAAAGTAAGCTAAACTTATCAAGTGCTTACATACTTAAATTTTAA
- a CDS encoding serine hydroxymethyltransferase, giving the protein MNYISNANLKEADSEVFEICENELERQTDHLEMIASENFTSPAVMQAMGSVFTNKYAEGYPYKRYYGGCEQADKVEQLAINRACEIFGCNYANVQPHSGSQANGAVYAALLKAGDKILGMDLSHGGHLTHGSKPSFSGKNYTPFYYGVELDGRINYERVMDIAKIVQPKIIVCGASAYAREIDFVKFREIADAVGAILFADIAHIAGLVAAGEHMSPFPYADVVTTTTHKTLRGPRGGMIMCNDEDIAKKLNSAIFPGLQGGPLVHVIAGKAVAFKEILSPAWKDYAKQVKANAKVLGEVLVSRGYDIVSGGTDNHLVLVSFLNKEFSGKDADAALGNAGITVNKNTVPGETRSPFVTSGIRVGSPALTARGMKEKEFEIIANKMCDVLDDIENTKLQETIANELKELASNFVIYNQSTY; this is encoded by the coding sequence ATGAACTATATATCAAACGCAAACCTAAAAGAAGCAGATTCAGAAGTATTTGAAATATGTGAAAATGAATTAGAAAGACAAACAGACCATTTAGAGATGATTGCAAGTGAAAACTTTACATCTCCAGCAGTAATGCAAGCAATGGGTTCTGTATTTACTAATAAATACGCAGAAGGTTACCCTTATAAAAGATATTATGGTGGTTGTGAGCAAGCTGATAAAGTTGAGCAACTTGCAATAAATAGAGCTTGTGAAATCTTTGGATGTAATTATGCAAATGTACAACCTCATTCAGGTTCTCAAGCTAATGGTGCAGTATATGCAGCACTATTAAAAGCTGGTGATAAAATTCTTGGTATGGATTTATCTCATGGTGGACATTTAACTCATGGTTCAAAACCATCATTTTCAGGTAAGAACTATACTCCTTTTTATTATGGTGTAGAATTAGATGGAAGAATTAATTATGAAAGAGTAATGGATATTGCTAAAATTGTTCAACCGAAAATTATTGTTTGTGGTGCTTCTGCATATGCTAGAGAAATTGATTTTGTTAAATTTAGAGAAATTGCTGATGCAGTTGGAGCTATTTTATTTGCTGATATTGCACATATTGCGGGATTAGTTGCAGCGGGTGAGCATATGAGTCCATTCCCTTATGCAGATGTAGTAACAACTACAACACATAAAACACTTCGAGGACCTAGAGGTGGAATGATAATGTGTAATGATGAAGATATAGCAAAGAAATTAAACTCTGCTATTTTCCCAGGATTACAAGGTGGACCATTAGTACATGTAATTGCTGGTAAAGCAGTAGCATTTAAAGAAATTCTAAGTCCTGCTTGGAAAGATTACGCAAAACAAGTAAAAGCAAATGCAAAAGTTCTAGGTGAAGTACTAGTTTCAAGAGGATATGATATTGTATCTGGTGGAACAGATAATCACTTAGTATTAGTATCATTTCTTAATAAAGAATTCTCAGGAAAAGATGCAGATGCTGCATTAGGAAATGCTGGAATTACTGTAAATAAAAATACAGTACCAGGTGAAACAAGATCTCCATTTGTAACATCAGGGATTAGAGTAGGATCTCCTGCATTAACAGCACGTGGAATGAAAGAAAAAGAGTTTGAAATCATTGCAAATAAAATGTGTGATGTATTAGATGATATTGAAAACACTAAATTACAAGAAACAATTGCAAATGAGTTAAAAGAACTTGCATCTAATTTTGTGATTTACAATCAATCTACTTACTAG
- the lysS gene encoding lysine--tRNA ligase: MFENKYIQQRIEKAEKLREAGINPYSNESTRNTTIGKFINVNSDIFQKEDKRDEHRNYTVAGRIKFFRLMGKASFLKIEDESGLLQIYVSRDFLPEGFYNNIFKKTVEVGDIIEVSGYPFVTGKGELSLHVDGLKILTKSISPLPEKYHGIQDKELRYRQRYLDLIMNSEVRKTFHIRSRVISLTRRFFENKGFLEVETPMMHPIAGGANAKPFTTHHNALGVDRFLRIAPELYLKRCIVGGFEAVFEINRCFRNEGMDATHNPEFTSIEFYWAYKTYKDLIELTKEYFEFLFEHLELPSVLPYGELEIDFKNFTEIPLIESLTTIGGVPADITEDKDKIIAHLKAANVDVNEKMNLGQLQGELFDEYVEDKLINPTFITEYPVEISPLARRNDEKPHLTDRFELFIGGKEIANAFSELNDPLDQLQRFEGQMEAKESGGDDEAHEMDEDFVNALSYGMAPTAGQGIGIDRLVMMLTNEHSIRDVLLFPAMKPIKNEINLHDDSEEDK; this comes from the coding sequence TTGTTCGAAAATAAATATATACAACAAAGAATAGAAAAAGCTGAAAAATTAAGAGAAGCAGGTATTAATCCTTATTCAAATGAAAGTACAAGAAACACTACAATTGGAAAATTCATTAATGTAAATAGCGATATATTTCAAAAAGAAGATAAAAGAGATGAACATAGAAACTATACAGTTGCAGGAAGAATTAAATTCTTCAGACTTATGGGGAAAGCCTCTTTTTTAAAAATAGAAGATGAATCTGGATTATTACAAATTTATGTAAGTAGAGATTTTTTACCCGAAGGTTTTTATAATAATATTTTCAAAAAAACTGTTGAAGTTGGTGATATTATCGAAGTTTCTGGGTATCCATTTGTTACAGGTAAAGGTGAATTATCTTTACATGTAGATGGTTTAAAAATTCTAACTAAATCAATTTCTCCACTTCCTGAAAAATATCATGGTATTCAAGACAAAGAGTTAAGATATAGACAAAGATACTTAGACCTTATTATGAACTCTGAAGTGCGAAAAACTTTTCATATTAGATCTAGAGTTATCTCATTAACAAGAAGATTTTTTGAAAATAAAGGTTTCTTAGAAGTTGAAACTCCAATGATGCATCCAATTGCAGGAGGAGCAAATGCTAAGCCATTTACAACTCATCATAATGCACTTGGTGTAGATAGATTCCTAAGAATTGCACCTGAGTTATATTTAAAAAGATGTATTGTAGGTGGTTTTGAAGCTGTATTTGAAATCAATAGATGTTTTAGAAATGAAGGAATGGATGCAACACACAATCCTGAGTTTACATCAATCGAATTTTATTGGGCATATAAAACGTATAAAGATTTAATTGAACTTACAAAAGAATACTTTGAATTTTTATTTGAACATTTAGAATTGCCTTCTGTTTTACCTTATGGTGAACTTGAAATAGATTTTAAAAACTTTACTGAAATTCCATTAATTGAATCTTTAACTACTATTGGTGGAGTTCCCGCTGATATTACAGAAGATAAAGATAAAATTATTGCACACTTAAAAGCTGCAAATGTTGATGTAAATGAAAAAATGAATCTAGGACAACTTCAAGGTGAATTATTTGATGAATATGTTGAAGATAAATTAATCAACCCTACTTTTATTACAGAATACCCAGTTGAAATTTCTCCACTTGCACGAAGAAATGATGAGAAACCTCATTTAACTGATAGATTTGAATTATTCATTGGTGGAAAAGAAATAGCAAATGCATTCTCAGAACTTAATGATCCTCTTGATCAACTTCAAAGATTTGAAGGTCAAATGGAAGCAAAAGAATCTGGTGGAGATGATGAAGCTCATGAAATGGATGAAGACTTTGTAAATGCCCTATCATATGGTATGGCTCCAACAGCAGGTCAAGGAATTGGTATTGATAGATTAGTAATGATGCTTACAAATGAGCATTCAATTAGAGATGTGTTACTTTTCCCTGCAATGAAACCAATTAAAAATGAAATAAACCTTCACGATGATAGTGAAGAAGATAAATAA
- a CDS encoding CvpA family protein gives MQEFTIFDMVILGITLVLGLKGLFRGLIKEVFGIIGIIGAIFVASRVSADIGNLIAPVLALENQTTIKLIGFIVALVGFWIIVYALGVIVSKIFSASGLGLFDRIFGFVFGAAKVFLIFSVIAYALYQVQSFKNAIDNKTVGSVVMPHLISVGSYIIKLDTSSITSSIEKTVDTVVDTAKDATKTEETPAKELKEDIEKSLEETKKDIKEGVESTINDVKKSVEEEVVKKVEETISNTTTVTEEQINTVKEKLQSIVNKTEENK, from the coding sequence ATGCAAGAGTTTACAATTTTTGATATGGTAATACTAGGTATTACGTTAGTTTTAGGACTTAAGGGACTATTTAGAGGTCTAATTAAAGAAGTATTTGGAATCATTGGAATTATTGGTGCAATTTTTGTAGCATCAAGAGTATCAGCTGATATTGGTAATTTAATTGCTCCTGTTTTAGCATTGGAAAATCAAACTACTATTAAACTAATTGGTTTTATTGTTGCCTTAGTTGGTTTTTGGATTATTGTTTATGCTTTAGGTGTAATTGTTAGTAAAATATTTTCTGCAAGTGGCCTAGGATTATTTGATAGAATTTTTGGATTCGTATTTGGAGCTGCGAAAGTATTTTTAATTTTTTCAGTTATTGCTTACGCTTTATATCAAGTTCAATCTTTCAAAAATGCTATTGATAATAAGACAGTAGGTTCTGTTGTAATGCCACATTTAATAAGTGTTGGTTCATATATCATAAAACTTGACACTTCTTCAATTACTTCAAGTATTGAAAAAACAGTTGATACAGTTGTTGATACTGCAAAAGATGCTACAAAAACTGAGGAAACACCAGCAAAAGAATTAAAAGAAGATATTGAAAAAAGTTTAGAAGAGACAAAAAAAGATATCAAAGAAGGTGTTGAAAGCACAATTAATGATGTTAAGAAATCTGTAGAAGAAGAAGTAGTAAAAAAAGTTGAAGAAACAATTTCAAATACTACAACTGTAACAGAAGAACAAATTAATACTGTAAAAGAAAAATTACAAAGCATAGTAAATAAAACAGAAGAAAACAAATAA
- the ispG gene encoding flavodoxin-dependent (E)-4-hydroxy-3-methylbut-2-enyl-diphosphate synthase produces MIKRYPTKQIFVGNVPVGGDAPIPVQSMCFTKTSDIEATVEQIRALHFAGADIVRLAVPNKEAALALKEIKKQVDLPIVADIHFHYKLALIAAESVDCIRINPGNIGDRKRVAEVVKACKERKLPIRIGVNSGSLEKQFEDKYGQTPEGMVASADYNIKYLEDLDFTDLKVSLKASDVQRTVQAYRTLRPMNNYAFHLGVTEAGTQFHSTIKSSIALGSLLLDGIGDTLRVSMTGELEKEIEVGKAILKDVGIAKEGLNIISCPTCGRIEADLVKAVAEVERRTKHIKAPLDVSVMGCVVNAIGEAKSADVAIAFGKGSGLVMKKGEIIAKLSGDELINKFLEEVEFEAEKRT; encoded by the coding sequence ATGATAAAAAGATACCCAACAAAACAAATATTCGTAGGAAACGTACCAGTTGGTGGCGATGCCCCAATTCCTGTTCAATCGATGTGTTTTACTAAAACTTCTGATATTGAAGCAACTGTAGAACAAATAAGAGCTTTGCACTTTGCAGGTGCAGATATTGTAAGACTTGCTGTACCAAATAAAGAAGCAGCACTTGCTTTAAAAGAGATAAAAAAGCAAGTAGATTTACCAATAGTTGCAGATATTCATTTTCACTATAAATTAGCATTAATAGCAGCAGAATCTGTAGATTGTATTAGAATTAATCCAGGAAATATTGGCGATAGAAAAAGAGTTGCTGAAGTAGTAAAGGCTTGTAAAGAAAGAAAACTTCCAATAAGAATTGGAGTAAACTCAGGCTCACTAGAAAAGCAATTTGAAGATAAATATGGTCAAACTCCTGAAGGTATGGTTGCAAGTGCTGATTATAATATTAAGTATCTAGAAGATTTAGATTTTACTGATTTAAAAGTATCTCTAAAAGCATCAGATGTTCAAAGAACAGTGCAAGCTTACAGAACTTTAAGACCTATGAATAACTATGCTTTTCACCTTGGAGTTACTGAAGCTGGAACGCAGTTTCACTCTACAATTAAATCATCAATTGCTTTAGGTTCATTATTACTTGATGGAATTGGAGATACTTTAAGAGTTTCAATGACAGGTGAACTTGAAAAAGAGATTGAAGTAGGAAAAGCAATTTTAAAAGATGTTGGAATTGCAAAAGAGGGATTAAATATTATTTCTTGTCCAACTTGTGGACGAATTGAAGCTGATTTAGTAAAAGCAGTTGCCGAAGTTGAAAGAAGAACAAAACATATAAAAGCTCCTTTAGATGTATCTGTTATGGGATGTGTTGTAAATGCAATTGGAGAAGCTAAAAGTGCGGATGTTGCAATTGCCTTTGGAAAAGGTTCTGGTTTGGTTATGAAAAAAGGTGAAATTATTGCTAAGTTGTCTGGCGATGAATTAATTAATAAATTTTTAGAAGAAGTAGAATTTGAAGCAGAAAAAAGAACATAA
- a CDS encoding replicative DNA helicase has translation MDSVYSINIERAVLSSILFNPEELEDVLASLKPKDFYLPAHQKIYQVMIQLHDDDMPIDEEFIRKRISSKDVDDSILIEILSANPITNTIAYVREIKDGSVKRELATLATTIKKVALEEEVSGNEALDTVQGELYKISTDSATSELKDMQEITGDTLSYIERMKKLGNKHLIGETTGFDALDRKTTGFNEGDLIIIAARPAMGKTALVLNMALKNVEANKGVIFFSLEMPAEQLMLRMLAAKTSIPLQNLRKGDMSDNEWSQLSGAFDDMNTKKLFVDDGGSININQLRARVRKLAQNEDNNISLVIIDYLQLMQGTGNKDRHQEVSDISRGLKMLAREMKIPIIALSQLNRGLENRPDKRPMLSDLRESGAIEQDADIIMFVYRDDVYKERDEARKEKEAKDKGEEYRSSFVNKPVEEAEVIIGKQRNGPIGTVKLDFQKALTRFVDKENDMSSTAPIEVVFENVADVERETNMDMPDIL, from the coding sequence ATGGATAGCGTTTATAGTATAAATATTGAAAGAGCAGTTCTTAGTTCAATATTATTTAATCCTGAAGAGTTAGAAGATGTTTTAGCTTCCTTAAAACCCAAAGATTTCTATCTTCCTGCACATCAAAAAATATATCAAGTGATGATTCAACTTCATGATGATGATATGCCAATTGATGAAGAGTTTATTAGAAAAAGAATTAGTTCAAAAGACGTAGATGATTCTATATTAATTGAAATTCTTTCAGCAAATCCTATTACAAATACAATAGCTTATGTAAGAGAAATAAAAGATGGTTCTGTAAAAAGAGAACTTGCTACATTAGCTACTACTATTAAAAAAGTAGCACTTGAAGAAGAAGTTAGTGGAAACGAAGCTCTTGATACTGTTCAAGGTGAATTATATAAAATATCTACAGATTCTGCTACTTCTGAACTTAAAGATATGCAAGAAATTACAGGTGATACTCTTTCATATATTGAAAGAATGAAAAAACTTGGAAATAAACACTTAATTGGTGAAACAACAGGTTTTGATGCACTAGATAGAAAAACAACTGGATTTAATGAAGGGGATTTAATTATTATTGCTGCACGTCCTGCAATGGGTAAAACAGCACTTGTTTTAAATATGGCTTTAAAAAATGTTGAAGCAAATAAAGGTGTGATTTTTTTCTCACTTGAAATGCCAGCTGAACAACTAATGTTAAGAATGCTTGCCGCAAAAACTTCAATACCTTTACAAAATCTTAGAAAAGGTGATATGAGTGATAATGAATGGAGTCAATTAAGTGGTGCATTTGATGATATGAATACAAAAAAACTATTTGTTGATGATGGTGGAAGTATTAATATTAATCAACTTCGAGCACGGGTTCGAAAATTAGCTCAAAATGAAGATAATAATATTTCATTAGTAATTATTGATTACCTTCAATTAATGCAAGGAACTGGAAATAAGGATAGACACCAAGAGGTATCAGATATATCAAGAGGTTTAAAAATGCTTGCAAGGGAGATGAAAATCCCAATTATAGCCTTGTCACAGTTAAACAGGGGACTTGAAAATAGACCAGATAAAAGACCAATGCTTTCAGATTTAAGAGAATCGGGAGCTATTGAGCAAGATGCGGATATTATTATGTTTGTATATAGAGATGATGTATACAAAGAAAGAGATGAAGCGCGAAAAGAAAAAGAAGCAAAAGATAAAGGTGAAGAGTATCGATCATCTTTTGTAAATAAGCCTGTTGAAGAAGCAGAAGTAATTATTGGAAAACAAAGAAATGGACCAATTGGAACTGTTAAACTTGATTTCCAAAAAGCACTTACACGATTTGTAGATAAAGAGAATGATATGAGTTCGACTGCACCAATTGAAGTTGTATTTGAAAATGTTGCAGATGTAGAGAGAGAAACTAATATGGATATGCCTGATATCTTGTAA
- a CDS encoding type II secretion system protein: MKKGFSLLELIFAIVVIGIIASFAIPKYLDTRDSALVSTLKRDIGTATTSIQSYHLVEGNITKISEAVTLNPTNWTVEDLKITYKEGDTDCAVLEVTKDDTANSLNLTVTPGAGDVCKKLDESGIKTTTYDLY; the protein is encoded by the coding sequence ATGAAAAAAGGTTTTTCTCTTTTAGAGTTAATATTCGCTATTGTTGTTATTGGTATTATTGCATCTTTTGCAATTCCAAAATATTTAGATACACGTGATTCTGCTTTAGTTTCAACTCTTAAGAGAGATATTGGAACAGCTACTACATCTATTCAAAGTTATCATTTAGTTGAAGGAAATATTACTAAAATTTCTGAGGCAGTGACTTTAAATCCAACTAATTGGACTGTTGAAGATTTAAAAATCACTTACAAAGAGGGTGATACAGATTGTGCAGTATTAGAAGTGACAAAAGATGATACAGCTAATTCTTTAAATCTTACTGTAACACCAGGTGCAGGTGATGTTTGTAAAAAGTTAGATGAATCAGGAATAAAAACTACAACTTATGACTTATACTAA
- a CDS encoding DNA ligase, translated as MKLLIAIFILLFLQKISFALDLQKAKTYDKSQKIKNWMMSEKLDGIRAYWNGKNLISKNGNIIFAPKYFIKDFPNFELDGELWTKRNDFENIQSIVLDKTPSKHWKQITYNIFEVPNAKGDFLTRLEKIKNWQKKNKNEYIKIIKQIRCKNKAHLDQYLNELIKKQVEGIILKNPNLDYFTGRSSNVLKVKKFNDMEGEVIGINYNENTPEKSKFKSLKLKLKNGVIFNLGNGFSKQERINHPKIADIVTFKYYNLTKFGKPKFASFLRIRKNE; from the coding sequence ATGAAGTTATTAATAGCAATTTTTATCTTACTATTTTTACAAAAAATTAGTTTTGCATTAGATTTACAAAAAGCAAAAACTTATGATAAATCACAGAAAATAAAAAACTGGATGATGAGTGAAAAACTAGATGGTATTAGAGCATATTGGAATGGCAAAAATCTAATAAGTAAAAATGGTAATATAATTTTTGCACCAAAATACTTTATAAAAGACTTTCCAAACTTTGAACTTGATGGCGAGTTATGGACAAAAAGAAATGACTTTGAAAATATACAAAGTATAGTCTTAGATAAAACACCTTCAAAACATTGGAAGCAAATAACATACAATATATTTGAAGTACCAAATGCAAAAGGTGATTTTTTAACAAGATTAGAAAAAATAAAAAACTGGCAGAAAAAGAATAAGAATGAATACATAAAAATCATTAAGCAAATAAGATGTAAAAATAAAGCGCATTTAGATCAATATCTAAATGAATTGATAAAAAAACAAGTAGAAGGAATAATACTAAAAAATCCAAACTTAGATTATTTTACAGGTAGAAGTTCTAATGTCTTAAAAGTTAAAAAATTCAATGATATGGAAGGTGAAGTAATTGGAATAAATTATAATGAAAATACTCCAGAAAAAAGTAAATTTAAAAGCCTAAAGTTAAAACTAAAAAACGGAGTAATTTTTAATCTAGGGAATGGTTTTTCAAAACAAGAAAGAATAAATCATCCAAAAATTGCAGATATAGTTACTTTTAAATATTATAATCTAACAAAATTTGGAAAACCTAAATTTGCATCTTTTTTAAGAATTAGAAAAAATGAATAA
- a CDS encoding adenine phosphoribosyltransferase, which produces MSKKILTQDEKNRLLSSIRSIENFPKEGIIFKDITTLLNDKDAYALTMQHFEDRYKDYNLDYIAGIDSRGFIFGAALADRLGIGFVPVRKKGKLPSTTACEKYELEYGFDEVEIHLDAFRGQKNARVLLIDDIIVSGGTAYAAANLINKLDVNLVEMCFLMDIKILGGAQKLQKVAPVYSVLEI; this is translated from the coding sequence TTGAGTAAAAAGATATTAACACAAGATGAAAAAAATAGATTATTAAGCTCAATTAGAAGTATTGAGAACTTCCCAAAAGAGGGAATTATATTTAAAGATATTACAACATTATTAAACGACAAAGATGCTTATGCATTAACAATGCAACATTTTGAAGATAGATATAAAGATTATAACTTAGATTATATAGCAGGAATTGATTCAAGAGGTTTTATTTTTGGAGCGGCACTTGCTGATAGATTAGGTATTGGGTTTGTTCCTGTTAGAAAAAAAGGAAAACTTCCAAGTACAACTGCATGTGAAAAATATGAATTAGAATATGGTTTTGACGAAGTAGAAATACATTTAGATGCTTTTAGAGGCCAAAAAAATGCAAGAGTACTTTTAATCGATGATATTATTGTAAGTGGTGGAACAGCTTATGCAGCTGCTAATTTGATAAACAAATTAGATGTAAATTTAGTAGAAATGTGTTTTTTAATGGATATAAAAATTTTAGGTGGTGCGCAAAAATTACAAAAAGTTGCACCTGTTTATTCAGTATTAGAAATATAA
- the trpB gene encoding tryptophan synthase subunit beta, with amino-acid sequence MSDYIPKASPFDPDSKGQFGIFGGQYVPETLMPVLKELEIEYKKYRFDKEFWAEVNDLLRDYVGRENPLYLAKNVSEEIGAKVYLKREDLNHTGAHKVNNVIAQGLLAKKLGKTKVIAETGAGQHGVASATIAALMGLECTVFMGAKDVERQELNVFRMKLLGAKVVAVESGSKTLKDAMNDAIRYWVTNARDTFYIIGTVAGPHPYPMMVRDFQSIIGYEARKQILEKENRLPDYVVACIGGGSNAIGMFSHFLEDKEVTCVGIEAGGLGLDTDKHGCSLEKGSPGVLHGQCSYLLQDEDGQVLEAHSISAGLDYPGIGPEHSFHKDNKSVQYDSITDKEALDAFVWLSRAEGIIPAFETAHAIAYLKKAKDKLKGKTVIINLSGRGDKDMIQAKSLLNFD; translated from the coding sequence ATGAGTGATTATATACCAAAAGCAAGCCCTTTTGACCCAGATTCAAAAGGACAATTCGGAATTTTTGGAGGACAATATGTTCCTGAAACTTTGATGCCAGTTTTAAAAGAATTAGAAATAGAATATAAAAAGTATAGATTTGATAAAGAGTTCTGGGCTGAAGTAAATGATTTATTAAGAGATTATGTAGGAAGAGAGAACCCACTTTATTTAGCAAAAAATGTTTCAGAAGAAATTGGTGCAAAAGTATATTTAAAAAGAGAAGATTTAAACCATACTGGTGCACATAAAGTAAATAATGTTATTGCGCAAGGCTTACTTGCTAAAAAACTTGGAAAAACAAAAGTAATTGCTGAAACTGGTGCAGGGCAACATGGAGTTGCAAGTGCTACAATTGCTGCACTTATGGGTTTAGAGTGTACTGTTTTTATGGGTGCAAAAGATGTTGAAAGACAAGAATTAAATGTATTTAGAATGAAACTTTTAGGTGCAAAAGTTGTTGCAGTTGAAAGTGGAAGTAAAACACTTAAAGATGCTATGAATGACGCAATTAGATACTGGGTTACAAATGCACGTGACACTTTTTATATAATAGGAACTGTTGCAGGTCCTCATCCTTATCCTATGATGGTTAGAGATTTCCAATCAATTATTGGATACGAAGCTAGAAAGCAAATTTTAGAAAAAGAAAATAGACTTCCTGATTATGTTGTAGCTTGTATTGGTGGTGGTTCAAACGCTATTGGTATGTTCTCTCATTTTTTAGAAGATAAAGAAGTTACATGTGTAGGAATTGAAGCTGGTGGTTTAGGGCTTGATACAGATAAACATGGATGTTCGCTAGAAAAAGGAAGCCCAGGTGTTTTACATGGACAATGTTCTTACCTTTTACAAGATGAAGATGGACAAGTTTTAGAAGCACACTCTATTTCAGCAGGTCTTGATTATCCAGGAATTGGACCTGAACATTCATTTCATAAAGATAATAAAAGCGTACAGTATGATTCAATAACTGATAAAGAAGCATTAGATGCTTTTGTATGGTTAAGTAGAGCTGAGGGAATTATTCCAGCTTTTGAAACTGCACATGCAATTGCTTACTTAAAAAAAGCAAAAGATAAATTAAAAGGTAAAACTGTAATTATAAACTTATCAGGTCGTGGGGATAAAGATATGATTCAAGCAAAAAGTTTATTAAACTTTGACTAA